In Opitutaceae bacterium TAV5, one genomic interval encodes:
- a CDS encoding methyltransferase, whose translation MSRNPGKSSGAGAPSIPAAQHNIEIMRNREAWQRKPALRAAYGDFYRLIASAIDREIPGMIVELGSGMGNIKNRIPDCITTDIFPNPWLDRQENAYRLSFASGSVATLVLFDVWHHLRYPGTALAEFHRVLAPGGRVILFEPAISWLGRLVYGLAHHEPVALNEPVTWEAPEGFSPEKIDYFAAQGAATRMFWWKTHADRLAGWKTVRVQPLASFAYLATGGFSKRQIGNLHLYRFLKAADRILACAPRLLATRLLVILEKNRDDPPANP comes from the coding sequence ATGAGCAGGAATCCCGGGAAATCATCGGGCGCGGGCGCGCCGTCAATTCCGGCTGCGCAGCACAACATTGAAATCATGCGCAATCGCGAGGCCTGGCAGAGAAAGCCGGCCTTGCGGGCGGCATACGGAGATTTCTATCGCCTGATCGCCTCGGCGATCGACCGGGAGATTCCGGGCATGATCGTCGAACTGGGCTCCGGCATGGGAAACATCAAAAACCGGATACCGGACTGCATCACTACGGACATCTTCCCCAACCCGTGGCTGGACAGACAGGAAAATGCCTACCGCCTGTCTTTCGCGTCCGGCAGCGTCGCGACGCTGGTCCTGTTTGATGTGTGGCACCATCTGCGTTATCCGGGGACGGCACTGGCCGAATTTCACCGCGTGCTGGCGCCCGGCGGTCGCGTCATCCTGTTCGAACCGGCGATAAGCTGGCTGGGAAGGCTCGTTTACGGACTGGCGCATCACGAACCCGTGGCATTGAACGAACCGGTGACCTGGGAAGCGCCCGAAGGATTTTCTCCGGAAAAGATCGACTACTTTGCCGCCCAGGGAGCAGCCACGCGCATGTTCTGGTGGAAAACGCACGCGGACCGTCTTGCCGGATGGAAAACCGTCCGCGTGCAGCCTCTGGCATCGTTTGCCTACCTTGCCACCGGAGGATTTTCGAAACGCCAGATCGGAAACCTGCACCTGTACCGGTTCCTGAAAGCGGCGGATCGCATTCTCGCGTGCGCCCCCCGCCTGCTGGCCACCCGTCTTCTCGTTATCCTGGAGAAAAACCGGGACGACCCACCTGCAAATCCGTAA
- a CDS encoding oxidoreductase — protein MAKSTRTKSSKPAKLSGKDSFNVAVIGAGAIGLDHINSFKQHPAANVVAIAEVSPERGKEAADKFGIPEVVTDYKVLLSRPDIDIFSIALPNYLHAPVSLAALRAGKHVMLDKPMATNAADAAKLVAEAKKQKVLFMVGQNNRFTPEVQTAKGLIAKGVLGDVYHAKTAWTRRTGIPRIGSWFTQKKFAAGGATYDIGVHALDRCLYLMGEFDAAAVSGQTYAKFGPRGLGGGNWGKGEITPGQPFDVDDLSVALIKLRSGRTVLLEASWAAHQPFPDFNGTQLFGTDAGILFPPLQMFRTAPTGYVTELVTTSASLVSANRMVHFIDCLLGKADPYVKPEESLAVQKILDAIYLSAKTGKEVRIK, from the coding sequence ATGGCTAAATCTACCAGGACCAAATCATCCAAACCCGCAAAACTGTCCGGCAAGGATTCGTTCAACGTCGCCGTGATCGGCGCCGGCGCGATCGGTCTCGATCACATCAATTCCTTCAAGCAACACCCGGCGGCCAACGTCGTGGCGATTGCCGAAGTCTCGCCCGAACGCGGCAAGGAAGCCGCCGACAAGTTCGGTATCCCGGAAGTCGTCACCGATTACAAGGTGCTCCTCTCCCGCCCCGACATCGACATCTTCTCGATCGCACTGCCCAACTACCTGCACGCGCCCGTTTCGCTCGCCGCCCTCCGCGCGGGCAAGCACGTGATGCTCGACAAGCCGATGGCGACCAACGCCGCCGACGCCGCGAAGCTCGTGGCCGAGGCGAAGAAGCAGAAAGTGCTCTTCATGGTCGGCCAGAACAACCGTTTCACCCCCGAGGTGCAGACGGCCAAGGGTCTCATCGCGAAAGGCGTGCTCGGCGACGTTTACCATGCGAAGACCGCCTGGACCCGCCGCACGGGCATCCCGCGCATCGGTTCCTGGTTCACGCAGAAAAAGTTCGCGGCTGGCGGCGCCACCTATGACATCGGCGTGCATGCGCTCGACCGCTGCCTGTACCTCATGGGCGAGTTCGACGCGGCGGCCGTCAGCGGTCAGACCTATGCCAAGTTCGGCCCGCGCGGCCTCGGCGGCGGCAACTGGGGCAAGGGCGAGATCACCCCGGGCCAGCCCTTCGATGTGGATGACCTGTCCGTGGCGCTGATCAAGCTGCGCAGCGGCCGCACCGTGCTGCTGGAAGCCTCCTGGGCGGCGCACCAGCCGTTCCCGGATTTCAACGGCACGCAGCTTTTCGGCACCGACGCCGGCATCCTGTTCCCGCCGCTGCAAATGTTCCGCACGGCGCCGACCGGTTATGTGACCGAACTGGTGACCACCTCGGCCAGCCTGGTGAGCGCCAACCGCATGGTGCACTTCATCGACTGCCTGCTCGGCAAGGCCGACCCGTACGTGAAGCCCGAGGAATCGCTCGCGGTCCAGAAGATCCTCGACGCGATCTACCTCTCGGCGAAAACCGGGAAAGAAGTGCGTATCAAATAA
- a CDS encoding xylose isomerase, protein MSKIPVSLQLWSLRDLTKDDFAATMAKVAEIGFAGVETAGYGNLDADGAAKAIAAAGLKVSGQHVGLGALRADLTKVAAEAHLLGTKHVICPSSPRSLFISPDACAQIGEELNEIGEKLRGYGLEFHYHNHAFELVELAGRRGFDWLLDAASPRNLLCQADVFWVHTGKKDPAQFIREQGRRIKLLHIKDDKEIGGGPVDFQAVFAAAESIGSVEWYVVEVEKYNHAPIESVRLSFEQLKKWGKA, encoded by the coding sequence ATGAGCAAGATCCCTGTTTCTCTCCAGCTCTGGTCGCTGCGCGACCTGACCAAAGATGACTTTGCGGCCACCATGGCCAAGGTCGCCGAAATCGGTTTCGCCGGCGTCGAGACCGCCGGCTACGGAAACCTCGATGCCGACGGAGCCGCCAAGGCCATCGCCGCCGCGGGTCTGAAGGTCTCCGGCCAGCACGTCGGCCTCGGCGCGCTCCGCGCCGATCTCACCAAGGTCGCCGCCGAAGCTCACCTGCTCGGCACGAAACACGTCATCTGCCCGTCCTCCCCGCGCAGCCTCTTCATCAGCCCCGACGCCTGCGCCCAGATCGGCGAGGAGCTCAACGAAATCGGTGAAAAACTTCGCGGCTACGGTCTCGAATTCCATTACCACAACCACGCCTTCGAACTCGTGGAACTGGCCGGCCGTCGCGGTTTCGACTGGCTGCTCGATGCCGCCTCCCCGCGCAACCTGCTTTGCCAGGCCGACGTGTTCTGGGTCCACACCGGGAAAAAGGATCCGGCGCAATTCATCCGCGAACAGGGACGCCGCATCAAGCTGCTCCACATCAAGGACGACAAGGAAATCGGCGGCGGCCCGGTCGATTTCCAGGCCGTGTTCGCGGCCGCGGAAAGCATCGGCTCGGTCGAATGGTATGTCGTCGAGGTTGAAAAATACAATCACGCCCCGATCGAATCCGTCCGCCTCTCGTTCGAGCAGCTCAAGAAGTGGGGCAAGGCCTGA
- a CDS encoding Alginate lyase, whose product MTRLALPVLAYAFSLAVACAVATPVSATDSGAAPILVELDHAGLLRDREAFLTDASSGCAARVGLLRKADEALAQPVLSVMDKRAVPPSGDKHDFYAIGQLAWPNPKTPGGMPWIRRDGAPNPAARGDDYDKARYNLTVERINTLAAAWHLTREEKYAARAATLLRTWFTEPATRMNPHFRYASALPGVHDGMYIGIIEGVVLVRMVDHVNLLAHSQSWTPADNDALRGWFRDYTTWLLESDFGKQEAAMVNNHGIWYAAQVATFALYSGDRDRAKFALNLARRQIGNQIAADGSFPAEMKRVRSRMYTAYALRAFAVSARCGDYLGEDLWHYQADNGRRLELAFDYLAPFLREGKNWPGHTGPDRYLARALRPFYRRASEIYQTPGLAETVAFLEKL is encoded by the coding sequence ATGACCCGACTCGCTCTCCCCGTTCTCGCGTATGCCTTTTCGCTCGCCGTTGCCTGCGCCGTGGCGACACCCGTTTCCGCCACGGATTCCGGCGCGGCGCCGATCCTGGTCGAGCTCGATCACGCCGGGCTCCTCCGGGATCGCGAGGCATTCCTGACGGATGCGTCTTCCGGCTGCGCGGCCCGGGTCGGACTCCTTCGCAAGGCCGACGAGGCGCTGGCCCAACCCGTGCTCTCGGTCATGGACAAACGGGCCGTGCCTCCTTCCGGTGACAAACATGACTTTTACGCCATCGGCCAGCTTGCGTGGCCCAATCCGAAAACGCCCGGCGGCATGCCCTGGATTCGCCGCGACGGTGCTCCCAATCCCGCGGCCAGGGGCGACGATTATGACAAGGCGCGTTACAACCTCACTGTGGAGCGCATCAACACCCTCGCCGCCGCCTGGCACCTGACACGCGAGGAAAAATACGCCGCCAGAGCCGCCACGCTGCTCCGGACCTGGTTCACCGAACCCGCCACGCGGATGAATCCGCATTTCAGGTACGCATCCGCGCTTCCCGGCGTCCATGACGGCATGTACATCGGCATCATCGAAGGCGTGGTGCTCGTGCGCATGGTCGATCACGTCAACCTCCTCGCGCATTCCCAAAGCTGGACACCGGCGGACAACGACGCCCTGCGCGGCTGGTTTCGCGACTACACCACCTGGTTGCTGGAAAGCGATTTTGGCAAACAGGAGGCGGCCATGGTCAACAACCACGGCATCTGGTACGCCGCGCAGGTGGCGACGTTCGCACTCTACAGCGGCGACCGCGACCGGGCGAAATTTGCGCTAAACCTCGCCCGCCGCCAGATCGGCAACCAGATCGCGGCCGACGGCAGTTTCCCTGCGGAGATGAAGCGGGTGCGTTCCCGCATGTACACCGCCTATGCCCTCCGCGCCTTCGCCGTGAGCGCCCGCTGCGGCGATTATCTCGGCGAGGACCTCTGGCATTACCAGGCGGACAACGGTCGCCGTCTCGAGCTCGCGTTCGACTACCTCGCGCCTTTCCTGCGGGAGGGAAAAAACTGGCCCGGTCACACCGGCCCCGATCGCTATCTCGCACGCGCCCTGCGTCCCTTCTACCGGCGGGCCTCTGAAATCTACCAGACACCCGGTCTGGCGGAGACCGTGGCGTTTCTGGAAAAGCTCTGA
- a CDS encoding glycosidase translates to MPTLTRFTLTRSAANPILSPLPGSPWQSLVTTNPAAVYDDARRKFILLYRAAGHDPEHRIHLGLAESDDGIHFTRVSDRPVLSPGNDSACDGGGMEDPRLMKIGDWFYLTYASRPYPPGQYWLHNGAPFIPPDLPAEFPVKFRETHTTTHLAATRDFKTWHRLGPITDPVLDDRDVYLFPEKIGGKWWMIHRPMQWTGDDYGTRHPAIWINASDDLLSWNSAGSRLLARAEQDWEVKIGGNTPPLRTAEGWMTIYHGKGPDGFYRLGALLLDLENPARVTHRTRDWFLEPECEYETRGCYDQGGVVFPCGAVVRDGTLFVYYGGADKYCAVATAPMADFMENLLANPT, encoded by the coding sequence ATGCCAACACTCACCCGCTTCACGCTCACCCGGAGCGCCGCCAATCCGATTCTCTCGCCGCTGCCCGGCAGCCCGTGGCAATCGCTCGTCACGACCAATCCCGCCGCCGTTTACGACGACGCCCGACGGAAATTCATCCTGCTTTACCGTGCCGCCGGCCACGATCCGGAGCATCGCATCCATCTCGGCCTCGCCGAATCGGACGACGGCATCCATTTCACCCGCGTTTCCGACCGGCCCGTGCTCTCGCCCGGCAACGACAGCGCCTGCGACGGCGGCGGCATGGAAGACCCGCGCCTCATGAAAATCGGCGACTGGTTTTACCTGACCTACGCCTCCCGTCCGTATCCTCCCGGCCAATACTGGCTGCACAACGGCGCGCCGTTCATCCCGCCGGACCTGCCGGCCGAGTTCCCCGTGAAATTCCGGGAAACCCATACCACGACCCACCTCGCCGCCACCCGCGATTTCAAAACCTGGCATCGTCTCGGACCGATCACCGACCCCGTGCTCGATGATCGCGACGTTTACCTGTTTCCGGAAAAAATCGGCGGCAAGTGGTGGATGATCCACCGCCCCATGCAGTGGACCGGCGACGACTACGGCACGCGGCATCCGGCGATCTGGATCAATGCTTCCGACGATCTTCTCTCCTGGAACAGCGCCGGAAGCCGCCTTCTCGCCCGCGCGGAGCAGGACTGGGAAGTCAAGATCGGCGGCAACACGCCGCCCCTCAGGACAGCGGAGGGCTGGATGACGATTTATCACGGGAAAGGTCCGGACGGTTTTTACCGGCTCGGCGCGCTCCTGCTCGACCTCGAAAATCCGGCCCGCGTCACCCATCGCACCCGCGACTGGTTTCTGGAACCCGAATGCGAGTACGAAACCCGCGGATGCTACGATCAGGGCGGTGTCGTCTTCCCCTGCGGCGCCGTGGTCAGGGACGGCACACTGTTTGTCTATTACGGCGGCGCCGACAAGTATTGCGCAGTCGCCACCGCGCCGATGGCCGATTTCATGGAAAACCTGCTCGCCAACCCGACATGA
- a CDS encoding anchor protein: MTRYILPSVVVFALAAQIRAAVLTDPALATGAGAIAPGGSGYRSLNTNEIPANATPVATLEALAGFGVIQDFSGVTEGENILHFTDPARADAKISFSGTAGVDYATAGGERTTPAYLTSPGAGISIAARGITSQFTMTIDFGSWNGTVFDSDSGSTGAAGFTLSGDATRLSMVTSITASFVGTAGNLLDTQVWNGPKAGARGLWFGYQATGAEPIGRIDVTFVITQAEGSSQMILGFDDLGFAATSQIPEPAHIAMIAAAGALALGVRFRRRR, translated from the coding sequence ATGACCAGATATATCCTCCCATCCGTCGTCGTCTTCGCCCTCGCCGCGCAGATCCGGGCCGCCGTCCTCACCGATCCGGCCCTCGCCACCGGCGCCGGCGCCATCGCTCCGGGCGGCTCCGGCTACCGCAGTCTCAACACCAACGAAATCCCGGCCAACGCCACGCCGGTGGCCACCCTCGAGGCCCTCGCCGGATTTGGCGTCATCCAGGATTTTTCCGGAGTGACGGAGGGAGAAAACATCCTCCATTTCACTGATCCGGCGCGTGCCGATGCGAAAATTTCGTTCAGCGGAACCGCCGGCGTGGATTATGCCACGGCAGGCGGAGAACGGACCACCCCTGCCTACCTCACGTCACCCGGGGCCGGCATCAGCATTGCCGCCCGCGGGATTACAAGCCAGTTTACCATGACCATTGATTTCGGATCGTGGAACGGAACCGTTTTCGATTCCGACAGCGGCAGCACCGGCGCGGCAGGGTTTACGCTGTCGGGTGATGCCACGCGCCTCAGTATGGTCACCAGCATTACGGCGAGCTTTGTCGGCACGGCCGGCAACCTCCTCGACACGCAGGTCTGGAACGGCCCGAAGGCCGGAGCGCGCGGCCTCTGGTTCGGATATCAGGCAACGGGAGCCGAACCGATCGGCCGCATCGACGTGACGTTTGTCATTACCCAGGCCGAGGGCAGTTCACAGATGATTCTCGGTTTCGACGACCTCGGTTTTGCCGCGACATCACAGATTCCGGAACCCGCGCACATCGCGATGATCGCGGCCGCAGGCGCGCTGGCCCTTGGCGTCCGGTTCCGCCGCCGTCGTTGA
- a CDS encoding N-terminal cleavage protein, with product MSPLLHRSVASSTAFFRATAVRGRNRAFTLIELLTVIAIIGILAAILIPTVEKVRESAKRAACVSNLRQIVLATLAYGNDHRGQPPYTQKKADGTPLLDRYPNSLKGADGYLDCFAPYIGPGTGALVKVMFCPGAATQTAIYDPALMASEPLENIHNMSYSYFRSSKGYDTGGYNAKNLFSDLNNPEPGFAMWGCLSKSNTNGTIGHYENTANAGDPVKGMNAAWADGSVKWVDFSDMELFCAGFYWPKPKGKS from the coding sequence ATGTCCCCGCTACTCCATCGCTCTGTTGCCTCCTCCACGGCTTTCTTTCGCGCAACTGCCGTCCGCGGGCGGAACCGTGCGTTCACGCTGATCGAATTGCTGACGGTCATCGCGATCATCGGCATCCTCGCCGCGATCCTCATTCCGACTGTGGAAAAAGTCCGCGAATCAGCGAAGCGCGCCGCCTGCGTGAGCAATCTGCGCCAGATCGTCCTCGCCACGCTCGCCTACGGCAACGACCACCGGGGGCAGCCGCCCTACACGCAAAAGAAGGCCGACGGCACTCCGCTTCTCGACCGCTACCCGAATTCGCTAAAAGGCGCGGACGGCTATCTCGACTGCTTCGCTCCTTATATCGGACCCGGCACAGGCGCCTTGGTGAAAGTGATGTTCTGCCCCGGCGCAGCGACGCAGACCGCCATCTATGACCCCGCGCTCATGGCCTCCGAACCGCTCGAGAACATCCATAATATGAGCTACTCGTATTTCCGCTCGTCGAAGGGCTACGACACGGGTGGCTACAACGCCAAAAACCTTTTCTCCGACCTGAACAATCCCGAACCCGGATTCGCAATGTGGGGATGTCTCAGCAAATCGAATACCAATGGCACCATCGGCCACTACGAGAACACGGCCAATGCCGGCGATCCGGTCAAGGGCATGAATGCCGCCTGGGCCGACGGCTCGGTAAAGTGGGTCGATTTTTCCGACATGGAGCTCTTCTGCGCCGGTTTCTACTGGCCCAAACCCAAGGGGAAAAGCTGA
- a CDS encoding AraC family transcriptional regulator translates to MLRKSGMPPLAASASFTGVPHRHERKPGRPVTTGKRSPGVPLSDASRRIRLGPSVLISLGWYASKIHRGIARFARQANWSLNISSMRSGRPPRGWRGDGIICSAYMDAAPDAAILDAGIPVVQIGNRDHPAVPRVASDNVAVGRMAAEYFLQRGFRRFAFFRRTGSIGETIRGEAFAARIREAGGKHSMHWLDWLAAARSLKLPDTDNVDMTWLARQIARLPRPVAIFAEYDDFAIEVLNACVAARIPVPEQAAVLGVDDDPLRCELAPILLSSIDDDLEMIGYEAAAMLAKRMRGETVPGAVLIPPRGVTTRLSTDILAIEHPLVASALRLIWDNYTRPIVAKQIAAEIPMSPRRLHDAFLKHVGHSISDEIIRKRLEHARHLLEETDKKTPEIAHLAGFTDHDRMGKVFRRVLGMTPGAWRDRFRDDAARK, encoded by the coding sequence ATGCTCCGAAAATCCGGCATGCCCCCGCTCGCAGCGTCCGCGTCTTTCACCGGCGTTCCCCATCGCCACGAAAGAAAACCCGGACGCCCCGTCACCACCGGAAAACGATCGCCCGGCGTGCCGTTGTCGGATGCTTCGCGGCGCATCCGGCTCGGCCCCTCGGTGCTGATTTCGCTCGGCTGGTACGCGTCCAAAATCCACCGGGGCATCGCGCGCTTCGCGCGGCAGGCCAACTGGAGCCTCAACATCAGCAGCATGCGTTCGGGGCGTCCTCCGCGCGGATGGCGGGGCGACGGGATCATTTGCAGCGCCTACATGGACGCGGCGCCGGATGCGGCCATTCTCGACGCCGGCATTCCGGTCGTGCAGATCGGCAACCGTGATCACCCGGCCGTGCCGCGAGTCGCTTCCGATAACGTGGCGGTCGGGCGCATGGCGGCGGAGTATTTCCTGCAACGCGGGTTCAGGCGGTTCGCCTTTTTCCGCCGCACCGGCTCCATCGGCGAGACGATCCGCGGCGAGGCCTTCGCCGCACGCATCCGCGAGGCCGGCGGCAAGCACTCCATGCACTGGCTCGACTGGCTGGCGGCGGCCCGTTCGCTGAAGTTGCCGGATACGGACAATGTGGACATGACCTGGCTGGCCCGGCAAATTGCACGCCTCCCCCGCCCTGTCGCGATCTTTGCCGAATACGACGACTTTGCCATCGAGGTGCTCAACGCCTGCGTGGCCGCGCGCATCCCTGTGCCCGAGCAGGCCGCCGTCCTCGGCGTGGACGACGATCCGCTGCGCTGCGAACTCGCGCCCATCCTGCTCTCCAGCATCGACGACGATCTGGAAATGATCGGCTACGAAGCCGCCGCCATGCTCGCGAAACGCATGCGCGGCGAAACGGTGCCGGGGGCCGTGCTCATCCCGCCGCGCGGCGTCACCACACGCCTCAGCACCGATATTCTCGCCATCGAGCACCCGCTCGTCGCCTCGGCGCTCCGGCTCATCTGGGACAACTACACGCGCCCGATCGTCGCCAAGCAGATCGCCGCGGAAATCCCGATGTCCCCCCGCCGGTTGCACGACGCGTTCCTGAAACACGTCGGCCACTCCATCTCCGACGAGATCATCCGCAAGCGCCTCGAACACGCCCGGCACCTGCTCGAGGAAACCGACAAGAAAACGCCCGAGATCGCCCACCTCGCCGGCTTCACCGACCACGATCGCATGGGCAAGGTCTTCAGGCGCGTGCTCGGCATGACACCCGGCGCCTGGCGCGACCGGTTCAGGGACGACGCCGCCCGCAAATAA